tatctggtgcgcgccttttattttgacagcgaatgcgcacctgcggaccgcTCATGTGCACCCTGCATAAAAAAGCTGTGCGAGGCGAAAATTCATCTAGTAAGTTGACTGAGTTCTTTGTTACACCTGGGAAAAACGAGGATGTTGTTGTATCTGCAGCAGAAGGTGCACTGGCATTTCATACTATGAAGCGTCACAATAGCTACAGATCCATTGCACTTGTGTGTTgctaaaaaaagaagcatttccagactttaacaaagcaaaaaagtgcCCGCACCAAGACTGAAGCTATTGTCAATGGTGTCATAGTGCTACATTCAGTTGAAGTCACTCTTTGAGCTCTTAATAAAACCCAGTACTGTGTCATTTCTCAGACTTAAGTAACCATGGAACAGAGAATATATTCCCAGTCATACTTTGACTGGAAGAATGGTGgcgtgcaaaaaaaaataattgaggTTAACCATTGCACAATACCTCACTGGTACCTCACTGGTCATTTTACTTATACAAATGAGGCATTATTTCTGTAACGTTATTTAATTCTAGaggtttttaaattatttttttttgcacttgttgacttgtaaaagcctataagacattttttatttcaccattcatttaccgcacagagaaggcattatttaaatatgttaaaattgtctttaagcaaacagtattattaaaatTCTTCATGAGTgggccaagtgtcctcttttttggaaatcaaaatatggtcaccctagTACACACGATGTATCTCTTAAACAACATTAAATGTAATGTCAGGTATAATGTTGTTTGGATGAGCTGCTCTGTTATTTTTGGCTAAAAGTAGTTCTCTTTTCTGTGTGGGGATTCGTTTTTAAGAAGAAAGCTACAATTAGCcttttgtgcattcagagagAGTATAGTGTAACTGTCTTCTTGTCAAAACAGTAACTCTGTGATTGTCTACTTGTGACACATCTGGGGGACATGTGTAGATTGTAAATAGAAAAGTGTGATAAAGGACCTGACACACACTGGATTTCCGTGCTCATGcaagtgtttatttgtgtttcagCAGCTGATTCTGTTGTTTCAGCACCAGGGTACCGGGGAAACAGTCACTCCCTTGTAGGGCTGTGCGAGATGACCAACAtttcatatcccgatataagacgtttatcgtcctgacaacggtatatatcacaaaaatttttgcattttctgtaaattccgTGAATGTCGGGCAACTCGATTTgcattaagttttttttttttttttttagctggtcgtgtacctggagtcaagTGTTTTGACcaatgcatgaaactatacatttttagaaattttctttgtgagtatttattacacggtgtgctgcggggaaaagccggTTCTAATGTTTGattctaaggtttattttttagcacctgacggctctttcttgcttctcatccgtaaacactctgcgtactctttcacgtgattcagtttattttgaaaaatctcaacaggatcttcagctttattgtgaaaggtttatgtggaaaataaagaaGCGGACGACGGAGCcccgcgatggttttaccgtcggtGTTGTTAACCTCAAGgcataaaaacagtcgcttgtccgtccgtagtgtggttatattaaatataagagaaagagagaactttaagaaattctacagtgaccatcaaaacgatgaaaaaatattgccgtaaaaagtttattttgccaCAACActaaacaaacgatagcgtaatatGCAACGATTGACGTTttcatatcgtcatccgatatcattatatcgaacagccctactccCTTGCGGCTCCATTTATTTCCTCCTCTGTCACCGCCGTCACTATATACagaggctgtgtcccaattcagggtatgcacgcttgaagtacgcatttcaagtgcgcCACGTCGCGTGGCAtttcaccgccacgcgacgacggctgtcccaattcaaagtgtacttcaaatgcatactccaaatgcgccgtcgatttccccaaatatcaagcgtggtccggtgcacgcttcgtggtcccatatatcccacaattcatagcgcagcggtgggtgtggataattttgccgcaaaatacggcagaagggagcggccgaagagtgaactggcaaaagtaagtactgaatatgatgtcacttatttatgtgcgaatgttgaataatgaagaacattaaaacattactgttggccacatgtcggcaaagttatgtgacattagtgatgtttgtactaacttggttttaaagtctTTACTTTCAAATACACGCtgttcaatagtcgaccttaatcttacagagaatgtgatgattttatggataattaaagtcagtcatatatccacaaacacaacaagctgaaagtcagtgatgctgctcggtttgcagtcctgaatatgacggcacaagcaggattcactgcactgttaatgttagctatgttatattgctgcctctgttcggtggtgtcgagccaaacggactttaatgtgtgtttgaacgagctgacggttcactcgttaagctgaaagaaagatgctttaatcacaggagtcacacatgtgtccactgtaccatctgggaactcttcttgtttaacactcgtaataacacaaacactaaatcctccttttcttgtgctgttttgtagcagtgtatacacctgagactgtcacctgtctgtctgtcctgcactctctctctttttctttctctctgattgtggaataaaagtatgaacatgtatttataagttacacttgtgtttgaatcctgcagcttatcacacatttgatttccatgtgtgacaactgcaagtgtccagagtgaggacagactgagggacccactgctgcacatcatctgtgaggctttgcacccctgatggtccaccaggacaaactcagcagtgtgtgaggaagaggaggaggaagagccagcagcagctgacagatggagagaatagacagactgttccctggttgtgaaggactgctaggaaatttttaaataactaattgtctgtcctgaatcagtcttattaggtactgttcaaataatgttatcattccagtgttttcagtgtgggagaaagtactcagggccttcaagttacacactatgaaaggcagcaacaagtttaatattcagaaacctaaagtatgtatcagcagcagaatggagctaaaaataaatgtttgtttcagttctatgaagctttgagtattttggattagtagtactgctgtgtttgttgcatcatattgttgtaattgtttatatgctttatatattctgaggtaagttgatctatagtgttacatcatattctataaggatgttatgtgtttgtatactttctgcccagtttgacccatttagcagaagtcagcctgtttaaggctctgatatctattctgtatgacttaaagcagttatgacatggtctgattttctcacccaataaaggaatatttaatatatcagtctactcttcattctatcagcaacagttttcacagctcgtacattttcctttttacacatatatgtaagcattgagccaaatgtaataatgccaacatatcagacgaacaatatttgtctcttatgtataatacatctataaatacactgtcaaagatacttgtctttgagtgaagatttaaggtgataggacatataaataactgcaactttaatctttgacccagagttcaagctcactgctgtaatatatcctgtaatacatatatatatatatatatatatatatatatatatatatatatatatatatatgtgtgtgtgtgtgtgtgtgtgtgtgtgtgtaccataataatctgacaatacatataatattggccatattatatttacattaccacagtgagatgattttagtctcatgaacaacattagctaattgttatttactaactaatcttgaaatgactgttcagtacagaaatgaagcccaacaatcatgttttacagtcccatggtctcagcctcagatactcaactaatcaaagtgatgtcatgacaaaaatgtaggaccaacagaacattttttctccttcatttctgtcacacaatgctatatgacacgtttctcgcggttagtatcatggttgctaggcaacctgaacagcgcgacgaaggctagaccgtcccatttcacaagcctctcacttccgcacttcccgtacttatagtacgcaccgtccgtagtacgcgtagtgtgcgtacttcaagcgtgcataccctgaattgggacacagccatagAGAAGAAAAAGGGTCATTAAACTGAGCACACACACCTGCTCTCTTCCAGAATCTGACCAAAAAGGTGCAAACAACCCTCGCAGAGGCCAATAAAGTTGCAGAAGAAACCATCTCAGCCATGAGGACGGTGCGGAGCTTTGCCAACGAGAATGGAGAGGCCGACTCCTATTACGCCAAACTCTTAGTCATGTTCCAGctcaacaaaaaacaagcccTGGCCTACGCTTGCTACATGTGGTCCAGTTGTGTAAGTATCTGCAGTTACCCTTTACATAATTCATCTGCATTGTTTATTTAGTGgtctctgtttttgccttacagCAAgggatttttgtgtgttttccagaTCTCAGAGCTTGCTCTCGAGCTGGCTATCCTCTACTATGGAGGCCACCTTGTGATTACTAATCAGATGAGTAGCGGCGCCTTGATATCTTTTTTCATATACATGCTAGAGCTCGGCGAATGTCTTGAGGTATTTCATCTATCATTCTCCACAGgtcgtttgttttctgttctgaaGACACGGCAATGAATCCATGTTGTCTTCGCTTTGCAGAGCATTGCATCAGTGTACACGGGCCTCATGCAAGGAGTTGGAGCTGCTGAGAAGGTTTTTGAGTATCTGGATAGGAAACCCGAACACCCCTCTGATGGCACAGAGGCTCCGGAGACATGCGCCGGTCTGGTTGAATTTAAAGACGTCACGTTTGCCTACCCGACACGCCCTGAAACTGATATTCTCAAGGTTTGTCCTCAGGGATCCTGAACACCTGAAGAAATTATTCACAAGTGGTCTGTTTGACTCATGGTGGTAGAGATGAGGGCAGTTTACTAGAAGATTGCAACAATATAACCAACTAAATGAGGGTGAAGTTAGGATACGGTTGACATTATGTCTCCTTAGTTTGAAATGGGTCTTTTTGCAGGGGGTGTCATTCCTCCTGCGTCCCGGAGAAGTGACTGCCCTTGTGGGACCTTCAGGCAGTGGGAAGAGCTCCTGTGTGAGTCTTCTGGAAAATTTCTACCTTCCTCAGCAAGGCCAGGTGCTGCTGGATGGAAAGCCTGTTCAAAGCTTTCAGCATGACTACCTCCACTCCAAGGTTAGTCAGTGTATAAGACATTTTTATGTGTAATCTTTGTATAATATCTGGGGACTTGGGTCagttttactttttcacatgtAGAACACAGCAGGAACTAAACTAAGCAGGAGGCCTGGCTCTGATTCAGTGTTCAGGAGGCTATAAACATGCTAACAGTAAATGCACTATTGTGCACATTGGCACAATCCAACATCACAAGAACTTTTGTTGAGTAGTTGTCTGAAAATCTCCCGAAAAGAGCAGAACTGCCAATGTGTTTGTCCATCTCTATGTTTTCTGATTTTTCCTGCCCTGTGTCAGTTTCTGCTGGCAATGATAAAAACTagtctaaaaaaagaaacaaattaaaaaaggttaaaaaaaaaacccctaccATTACCATACCATACTTTGTATACAAATACACCCCTTGGCTTGTTAGTCTTCAGCATGCAGTAATTtctattctttattgtgtgtctgcaggtggCTCTTGTAGGTCAAGAGCCTGTGCTGTTTGCCCACACAGTTGAGGAGAACATTACCTATGGCCTGACTGATGTCCCCAGGGAGGCAGTGCTGCAGGCTGCCACCAAGGCTAATGCTCATGATTTTATTACCACTCTTCCTAAAGGCTATGAAACAAGTAATCATTAAATCTGTTCATTTGTAAATCAGCTTTTTATGTGCTCTATAATGGAGATGCTTATTAAGCTGGGACCTCAAGAGGAAAAGTCACATTTAACATCGGTCCCTGGCAGATTTGTTTTACTATACAGAGTTTTACTGTACATTGCAAAGCTGCTTGCAGAGGCATCAGAAACTATAGGTTGGCTGATACAGCTTAAGTAGCATGCACCATTTGAGATCTGCCAATAGGATGTGTGGAAAAGTAAGAAGTGACCACGAGATAGTATGGCTGACACTGAGATCAGCTGATTTGCCAGCTGAGCCTGACTCTGGGGTCTGCTTAAATCTAACACAGTGCTCAGATTTAAATGCACAATATCACAGCCATACAAAAAAATAGAGCTATGTTCTGTAATAAAGAAATGGAGATGTGTTTGATAAGATGAAATGATGTATTTGACTGACTTTCACCTTACTGTTTTCTTGAGGTGTTGGCGAGAAGGGCACACAGTTGTCAGGGGGACAGAAACAAAGGGTTGCCATTGCAAGAGCTCTCATCCGCAACCCTCGTGTTCTCATCCTGGATGAGGCCACTAGCGCTCTGGATGCAGAAAGTGAACACATTGTAAGTGTTATCAAAGCCAGACGAGAGCTTCAGTACAGCAGCTGTTACCAAGCAGACATGCAGCATATTTGCATTATGGAATAATATAGAGGTGTTGATGTATCTGCTGAATTCACTACAGGTTCAACAGGCTCTGAACAATGTCCTGCGGGACCACACCGTGTTGGTGATCGCCCATCGGCTCAGCACAGTGGAGAAGGCAGACAACATTATTGTAATTGACAGAGGCCACGTGGCAGAACAGGGAGCTCACAGTGAGCTGATGGCCAGCGGCGGACTCTACTCTAAGCTGGTTCAGAGGCAGGTCCTGGGCATCGAGACCGGGTCGGAGGACCTACACTCGCCACAAAACGCCAGCTGGAAGTCAGGTGGAGGACAGCAGTGGAGAGGACGAAGCAGCAGCGGCAGCCTGAGCGAGTCTGAGTGTAGTGTGCGTTACTGAGAACGACCTGCAGTGTGTAGATGTGTTATGGGGATtgttttaatgtaattattttaaatatttttaaaagaaagaattctGTCATCATGCACTTTAATTGTTTTGCTGTCTCTCTGATAGGTTAGTTTGGGTTTTGCAGCCTTGATGGCCTCCCTCACTTGCACTGACCTCTCTTTGggttcatatttaaaattacagtgaaaagcTATAAAATACACAATCAAAACTTTAAATCAATTTCAGATATTACATTGGTAATGAAATAGCAAGGGAACGGGCCTCAGCTGGCCATGAAAGTGCTTGTACAGCTACAGGGACAAAAAAACGACAAAAATTGTATGTCTCCAACAAATTATGGACCTATCTGTTTCCGAACATAGAAAACAGGGTGAAGACAAATAAAACTTGAATGGATTGCCTGTTTGGCTATTATATTAGCTTTAAGGAAAATGTGTTGCTGTTGATGTGCTACAAGAGAGGCGTgattgtattttgtgtttttgtttacctCCACATTACACTCCAGccataattattattttcttgaAACTTCCTCAGGATTTAGTTCTGCTGTTGTATTGTTTACGCTGTAGCAGGCATGGAGATGCTGGCTTGTTTTTACTGTGTGGAGTAGGTGGTATTAttagtaaaaagaaaagacaggtgCCTTTGTCTGGAATAGTGTGCAATAAGAATATTATATGATTGAAAATGAATAGCACTACAGAAACATACTGCAATTGTATTTAACACTGACAATGAAAAGTAAATGTAGCTAAATAAAGTATTCCTTTATTTTTGCAGACATGTtcttatatatgtatgtatatatggcAAGTGAATATATTCTGTATATGATGGTAAAATCCCTTTTTAAACGGCAATAATGGATCATGAAATATGAATCTTACACTCTGTTGATCTACGCTGTGTCTGTTGTAATATTGGTAAAACATCCCAAATAAAATTCTGAATTATATTTATGTTGCTTCAATGACAGCGACTACAACTcaaataacatttatttatatttataaatgacTGAAACCTTAGTAACTaaccaatatgcaaattttaaaGCAGAAAGTATCAACATGCTCTAGTTCTGAGTTCATAAAATTGTCAATTAGCTGTTTCTTCTGCGTTGTTGCATCAAAATAAGAAGGCTTCCGGAATCTATGATGGATATTTTACACTATAGTACGATTATAAAAATAATTGTCAGATTAATTAATTCTTTGTAGCCCTGGCCACAAACTGTCATCCACTGGGCTCAGGCCACCTCTTTGCTTTTACACAAGCGCCATCTAGTGTTGTTGTCACGGTCATGCATTTCAAATAAAGACTACTTGAGAATCTTTAAGTCATTAGCAATAAAACTCTCTGAATAAAAACTGTGTTAAACGCATATTTCCTGATTAAaacccaatttttttttcttttttaaggatgaatgatttgcaa
This region of Pelmatolapia mariae isolate MD_Pm_ZW linkage group LG12, Pm_UMD_F_2, whole genome shotgun sequence genomic DNA includes:
- the LOC134638436 gene encoding ABC-type oligopeptide transporter ABCB9-like isoform X1; the encoded protein is MKMSGFSCRHRGPICATSSPNCCVNLTKKVQTTLAEANKVAEETISAMRTVRSFANENGEADSYYAKLLVMFQLNKKQALAYACYMWSSCISELALELAILYYGGHLVITNQMSSGALISFFIYMLELGECLESIASVYTGLMQGVGAAEKVFEYLDRKPEHPSDGTEAPETCAGLVEFKDVTFAYPTRPETDILKGVSFLLRPGEVTALVGPSGSGKSSCVSLLENFYLPQQGQVLLDGKPVQSFQHDYLHSKVALVGQEPVLFAHTVEENITYGLTDVPREAVLQAATKANAHDFITTLPKGYETSVGEKGTQLSGGQKQRVAIARALIRNPRVLILDEATSALDAESEHIVQQALNNVLRDHTVLVIAHRLSTVEKADNIIVIDRGHVAEQGAHSELMASGGLYSKLVQRQVLGIETGSEDLHSPQNASWKSGGGQQWRGRSSSGSLSESECSVRY
- the LOC134638436 gene encoding ABC-type oligopeptide transporter ABCB9-like isoform X2, with protein sequence MGFHFIGLVSKLYSEYYKNLTKKVQTTLAEANKVAEETISAMRTVRSFANENGEADSYYAKLLVMFQLNKKQALAYACYMWSSCISELALELAILYYGGHLVITNQMSSGALISFFIYMLELGECLESIASVYTGLMQGVGAAEKVFEYLDRKPEHPSDGTEAPETCAGLVEFKDVTFAYPTRPETDILKGVSFLLRPGEVTALVGPSGSGKSSCVSLLENFYLPQQGQVLLDGKPVQSFQHDYLHSKVALVGQEPVLFAHTVEENITYGLTDVPREAVLQAATKANAHDFITTLPKGYETSVGEKGTQLSGGQKQRVAIARALIRNPRVLILDEATSALDAESEHIVQQALNNVLRDHTVLVIAHRLSTVEKADNIIVIDRGHVAEQGAHSELMASGGLYSKLVQRQVLGIETGSEDLHSPQNASWKSGGGQQWRGRSSSGSLSESECSVRY